Within Peptococcaceae bacterium 1198_IL3148, the genomic segment TATTTAAGGAAGAAATCAGAAACCTGGCGTCGCGAGGAACTGCTATTTTACTATCTTCCCATCAGATGAATTTAGTGGAGGAAATGTGTGACCGGCTGTTTTTAATTAATGGTGGGCGGAAAGTGATTTACGGCAATGTGGACGATGTTAAACGCCAATACGCCAACTTTAAATGTACCATCAAGGGGAAAAACCACCGCGGTGTGTTGGCCGGATTGCCCAACGTGCAGCGGGTGGAACAACAAGAAGAAACCTCCATTTTATATCTGACTAAAGATGTTCAGGTTGTCAGCTGGTTAAAACATTTGCCGGCAGATCTGGAGGTCAAGGAGTTATCCATTGACCGTATCTCGCTACACGAAATCTTTATTGATATCGCCACGGGTAAAAATCCATTGCCGAAAGAAGGTGTGGCTAATGCGTAATGCTTGGAAGGTTGCCAAATGGGAGATCAGACGGAATTTAAAAAATAAATCTTTCCTCATCGGGTTATTCTTAACGCCGGCTTTGTTTCTGGCTTTCGCGCTGCTGGGTAACGCTTTTGGTGGCTCTGATGAGGAAAATACCACTCGGGTTTTTGTTCGGGATAACCTAGGCGTTTTTGATACACTAAAGCAAATAGCAGTACAATCTGAGCTGAACTGGCAAATGCAGACCACCGCCATCAGTGAACAACAGGTCAAGACCGAACTAAAAACTAAGGAAAACACCGCCTATATTTTTCTGGACAAGCGGGCGTTAAATGAGGGTGTAATACCCGTTTATACCAGTGAAGAAATTAATTCGGCCTTTATGAATCAGATTCAAGTGTTGCAGGGGCCCATTAAAACCTTGCAGATGAAACAACTGGGGCTCTCTGATGAGCAATTGGCTGTGATTTCTAAAGGGGTTGTCTTTAAAGAAATAGCAGCTACCGACGATGAAAGGGGCTTGGGGGCAGATGCCCTGGAACGCATTGTACCAGGGGCCTTTGCCGGAATTATTTTACTTTCCATCATCTTTTCCGGCATGTATATCTTCCAAAGTGCCTCCCAGGAAAAGAAGGATAAAGTGGCGGAAATTATTTTATCATCACTGACGCCGGGGGAGTTAATGCAAGGCAAAATTATTGGCTATTTTATTCTGGGAATGATTCAGTCGCTGGTTATGCTGGGGTTTGCCATTCCCTTCATTCTCTGGAAATTAGATCTGAACATTGTAGAATACCTACTGGTGCCGAAAGTTATTTTGTACCTTATTATCGCCATTTTGGGGTATTTGCTATTTGCAGCTTTGTTTGTGGGCATTGGAGCCACCATGGAGGATATGACATCGGCGGGCAACTTCCAAGGTCTGGTGATGATGTTGCCATTCTTGCCCGTAGTGTTTATTGGCCCAGTGGTTAATGATCCCAGCGGGCTCGTTGCCAAAATTGGCACCTTCATTCCCTTCTCCACTCCCGGTGTGTTACTGTTGCGCCTGTCCTTACTGGAAGAATGGCCCTGGGTGGAAATCATCATTGCCTTGGCAATCTTACTGGTTAGTATTTGGTTCTTTATGAAACTGGCCGGTAAAATATTTAAGACCGGTATTTTGATGTACGGTAAAAATGCCACCCCGCAGGAAATTTGGAAATGGCTGCGGGCTTAAAAAATTGTCACGGGGACTGTCCCCGTGACAGCGAGATTATTTGGTGGCCAATTGGGCGCCAAATTCAAAGGCCCGCTCACAATCTTGGGGAAATGCCTATAACCTTCATAAACTAGCTACTCCATCATTAAAAAATATGTATAACTTAGATGACGGCATTTTTGAAGTACTATACTTTGACAAAGCAACGGCCACCATTTCTTCCTTTACCAGTGAGCCAGTATCATTTGAAATATAAGAAGGGTACAATGAAGGCACGCACATTAGATATGCGTGCCTTATATGTTAGCAATCGATGATGGGTAGATCTTTATCTATAATACCTAGATCTTCAAGAGCCATCATGGCTTCGCGAAGCACGTGATCGGCCAATAATGGATCAATGACACTGAGGGCAGTACAATTGTCAATTAATTCCCGTGCAGTGGCTTTAAAATTGCGGATATCTTCTGTGGCAGCAATGGCCTCTTGGTTAAATCTTTCCAGCCTGGGGATGAGGAAAGCATTAGGTAACCCATCTCCGAAGGCACAGGGGAGGGATTTGCGTTCTAGTAATTTTTCAGGTAGTAAGTAGTTTTCAAAGGAACGAGGCACCACCATAGACTCTAAATCACCGGCCTGTAGGCGCAATGTTTCAAAACGTTTGGCAAAATCCTTGGCTTGTTCCACCAGGTTTCTTTCGGAAGGATCCAGTAAATGAGCGATAAATCTAGC encodes:
- a CDS encoding ABC transporter permease, giving the protein MRNAWKVAKWEIRRNLKNKSFLIGLFLTPALFLAFALLGNAFGGSDEENTTRVFVRDNLGVFDTLKQIAVQSELNWQMQTTAISEQQVKTELKTKENTAYIFLDKRALNEGVIPVYTSEEINSAFMNQIQVLQGPIKTLQMKQLGLSDEQLAVISKGVVFKEIAATDDERGLGADALERIVPGAFAGIILLSIIFSGMYIFQSASQEKKDKVAEIILSSLTPGELMQGKIIGYFILGMIQSLVMLGFAIPFILWKLDLNIVEYLLVPKVILYLIIAILGYLLFAALFVGIGATMEDMTSAGNFQGLVMMLPFLPVVFIGPVVNDPSGLVAKIGTFIPFSTPGVLLLRLSLLEEWPWVEIIIALAILLVSIWFFMKLAGKIFKTGILMYGKNATPQEIWKWLRA